A genomic window from Tolypothrix sp. PCC 7910 includes:
- the dxs gene encoding 1-deoxy-D-xylulose-5-phosphate synthase translates to MHLSEITHPNQLHGLSIRQLQQIARQIRDKHLQTVAATGGHLGPGLGVVELTLGLYQTLDLDRDKVIWDVGHQAYPHKLITGRYSNFHTLRQKEGIAGYLKRCESKFDHFGAGHASTSISAALGMALARDLKGEKFKAVAVIGDGALTGGMALEAINHAGHLPKTNLLVVLNDNEMSISPNVGAIPRYLNKMRLSPPVQFIKDNFEEQFKHIPFVGESLSPELGRIKEGMKRLAVPKVGAVFEELGFTYIGPVDGHNLEELIATFQQAHQIPGPVLVHVATIKGKGYELAEQDQVGYHAQNPFNLTTGKAIPSSKPKPPAYAKVFAHTLVKLAEQNPKIIGITAAMATGTGLDKLQAKLPNQYIDVGIAEQHAVTLAAGLASEGMRPVAAIYSTFLQRAYDQIIHDVCIQNLPVFFCLDRAGIVGADGPTHQGMYDIAYLRCIPNIVLMAPKDEAELQRMIVTGINYTKGAIAMRFPRGNGHGVPLMEEGWEPLEIGKAEILRTGDDVLILGYGTMVYPSMQAAEILSEHGIEATVVNARFAKPLDTELILPLAKKIGRVVTLEEGCVMGGFGSAVAEALLDADVVVPVKRIGVPDILVDHATPDESKAELGLTSHQIAERVLQAFFERQLSTIS, encoded by the coding sequence ATGCATCTGAGCGAAATCACCCATCCTAACCAGTTGCACGGTTTATCAATTCGGCAGCTACAACAGATTGCGCGTCAAATCCGAGATAAGCACCTACAAACAGTAGCAGCAACTGGGGGACACCTGGGGCCAGGTTTGGGTGTTGTAGAGTTAACTTTAGGGCTTTACCAGACACTGGACTTAGATCGGGATAAAGTTATTTGGGATGTAGGGCACCAAGCTTATCCCCATAAACTAATTACAGGTCGCTACAGCAATTTCCACACCTTGAGACAAAAAGAGGGAATTGCTGGTTATCTCAAACGGTGTGAAAGCAAGTTCGATCACTTCGGTGCGGGACATGCTTCTACTAGTATCTCAGCAGCTTTGGGTATGGCTTTAGCCCGTGATTTAAAAGGAGAAAAATTTAAAGCCGTAGCTGTGATTGGGGATGGTGCTTTAACTGGTGGGATGGCGTTAGAAGCCATCAACCATGCAGGACACTTGCCGAAAACTAACCTATTAGTTGTTCTCAATGACAACGAGATGTCCATCTCGCCTAATGTAGGTGCTATTCCTCGCTACCTTAATAAAATGCGCCTCAGCCCACCAGTGCAGTTTATTAAAGATAATTTTGAGGAACAATTCAAGCATATTCCCTTTGTTGGCGAATCCTTGTCTCCAGAACTGGGACGCATCAAAGAAGGGATGAAGCGTTTGGCTGTTCCCAAAGTCGGTGCTGTTTTTGAAGAACTCGGCTTTACTTACATTGGCCCAGTAGATGGGCATAATTTAGAAGAATTAATTGCTACCTTCCAACAGGCACATCAGATCCCAGGGCCAGTTTTAGTGCATGTGGCGACTATTAAAGGCAAAGGTTATGAACTTGCCGAACAAGACCAAGTTGGCTACCATGCTCAAAATCCTTTCAATCTCACAACTGGTAAGGCGATTCCTTCTAGCAAGCCTAAACCACCTGCTTATGCTAAAGTCTTTGCCCACACTTTAGTTAAACTCGCTGAACAAAACCCCAAAATTATTGGGATTACGGCGGCGATGGCTACAGGTACAGGTTTAGATAAACTCCAAGCTAAATTACCCAATCAATATATTGATGTTGGGATTGCCGAACAGCACGCCGTTACCTTAGCGGCTGGACTTGCTAGTGAAGGGATGCGTCCTGTAGCTGCTATCTACTCTACTTTCTTGCAACGCGCTTACGACCAGATTATTCACGATGTCTGCATTCAAAACTTGCCTGTATTTTTCTGCTTAGACAGGGCGGGAATTGTGGGTGCTGATGGCCCCACCCATCAAGGTATGTATGACATTGCTTATCTGCGTTGTATTCCAAACATAGTCTTGATGGCACCTAAAGACGAAGCCGAACTACAACGGATGATTGTCACAGGTATCAACTATACCAAAGGTGCGATCGCTATGCGTTTCCCCCGTGGTAATGGCCATGGCGTACCCTTAATGGAAGAAGGCTGGGAACCTTTAGAAATCGGCAAAGCTGAAATTCTCCGTACAGGCGATGATGTGTTAATTCTCGGGTACGGCACAATGGTTTACCCCAGTATGCAAGCTGCGGAGATTCTCAGCGAACATGGTATTGAAGCTACTGTAGTTAATGCCCGCTTCGCTAAACCATTAGATACTGAGTTAATTTTGCCATTAGCTAAGAAAATTGGTCGCGTCGTTACTTTAGAAGAAGGCTGCGTCATGGGTGGCTTTGGTTCTGCGGTAGCTGAAGCCTTACTCGATGCCGATGTTGTCGTTCCCGTGAAGCGCATCGGTGTACCAGATATCTTAGTAGATCATGCGACACCAGATGAATCTAAGGCTGAATTAGGTTTAACTAGCCATCAAATAGCAGAAAGAGTTTTGCAAGCTTTCTTTGAGCGGCAGCTATCTACTATTAGCTAG